One genomic window of Punica granatum isolate Tunisia-2019 chromosome 1, ASM765513v2, whole genome shotgun sequence includes the following:
- the LOC116209154 gene encoding probable long-chain-alcohol O-fatty-acyltransferase 5: protein MVLERLEMDQELKNLVAIWIWAFAALYYCYSAVSQIPKGTMRLLALLPIFFFLTVLPLKLSSFLLGLPTAGSLAWLCNFKLLLFAFAKGPLADSPNLLHFVSFACLPIIPRSRHGTRTPSRDAPIVPRNVLLAIKVVLLALTLKAYGYKASMHPYLVLALCCLRTYLLVEFVFAFFAALAQALLGSELDQQFNEPWFATSLQDFWGHRWNLVAASLLRSTVYLPVRNLLAPVTGHGHLNSLPAMLATFIVSGLMHELFHCYATRDRPSWEVTWFFVLHGVGVVVEVAAKKSPAGRRWSIHPAVSWPLTMAFVVMTAMWLFFPQLTRNGVDEKAMEEFYGLLSFVKESSIALITNLGKNKYI, encoded by the coding sequence ATGGTATTGGAGCGTCTGGAAATGGACCAAGAGCTCAAGAACCTTGTGGCCATATGGATCTGGGCATTTGCTGCTCTCTATTATTGTTACTCGGCTGTGTCTCAAATTCCAAAGGGTACAATGAGACTCCTGGCCCTTCTGccgatcttcttcttcctcaccGTCCTCCCTTTGAAACTTTCCTCATTCCTTCTCGGGTTACCAACTGCCGGCTCCCTTGCCTGGCTCTGCAACTTCAAGCTCCTCCTTTTTGCCTTCGCTAAAGGCCCTCTAGCAGACTCCCCGAACCTCCTCCATTTCGTTTCATTCGCATGCTTACCCATCATACCACGATCACGGCATGGAACCCGTACTCCATCCCGGGACGCTCCTATCGTGCCTAGAAATGTTCTTCTAGCAATCAAAGTGGTGCTTCTTGCTTTGACGTTAAAGGCCTACGGATACAAGGCTTCCATGCACCCGTACCTTGTCTTAGCTCTCTGTTGCCTCCGTACGTACCTTTTGGTAGAATTCGTTTTCGCTTTCTTTGCAGCCCTTGCTCAAGCCCTTCTAGGGTCCGAGCTCGATCAGCAGTTCAATGAGCCCTGGTTTGCTACGTCGTTGCAAGACTTCTGGGGCCATAGGTGGAATCTGGTGGCCGCAAGCCTCCTCCGCTCCACGGTATACCTTCCTGTACGGAATCTTCTCGCGCCAGTTACGGGTCACGGGCATTTGAATTCACTACCCGCGATGCTTGCAACATTCATAGTCTCGGGCCTAATGCATGAGCTGTTCCACTGCTACGCCACGCGGGATCGTCCCTCGTGGGAGGTGACGTGGTTCTTCGTGCTTCACGGAGTCGGTGTGGTCGTTGAGGTGGCCGCCAAGAAGAGTCCGGCCGGCAGGCGGTGGAGCATCCACCCGGCTGTTTCGTGGCCATTGACAATGGCGTTTGTGGTGATGACCGCTATGTGGCTGTTCTTTCCTCAATTGACAAGGAATGGCGTGGATGAGAAGGCCATGGAGGAATTCTACGGGCTGCTTAGTTTTGTGAAGGAGAGTTCCATTGCTCTTATTACCAACCTAGGGAAGAACAAATATATCTAA
- the LOC116190243 gene encoding long-chain-alcohol O-fatty-acyltransferase-like, producing MDEELKSFVAVWICTIAALYYCSSAVSAIPQGTLRLLALLPIVFLFTVLPLKLSSFHIGGPTAFFLAWLGNFKLLLFAFDKGPLAQSRNLLHFISVACLPIKPQSLDKTHAPSRDAFIVPRYVLLAIKVVLLALIFKAYENRPYMHPNLVLALYCVHTYLELEVVLAISAIPARALLGYELEPQFNEPYLATSLQDFWGRRWNLMVTSILRPTVYHPVRSLFAPVTGHKLSSLPATIATFIVSGLMHELIYYYLARVHPTWEVTWFFVLHGACVAAEMAAKRGLVGRWRLHRAVSGPLTLAFVAVTGVWLFFPQLTRNGVDDKAIGEYYGLVSYGKERFSDLTKLLRWLRRGAWLEGGGSTGQFRGH from the coding sequence ATGGACGAAGAGCTCAAGAGCTTTGTGGCCGTATGGATCTGCACCATTGCTGCCCTCTATTATTGTAGCTCTGCTGTATCTGCCATTCCACAGGGCACATTGAGACTCTTGGCTCTTCTGCCAATCGTCTTCCTCTTCACCGTCCTCCCTTTGAAACTTTCGTCCTTCCATATCGGGGGACCTACTGCCTTTTTCCTTGCCTGGCTCGGCAACTTCAAGCTACTTCTTTTCGCCTTCGATAAAGGACCTCTAGCACAGTCTCGGAATCTCcttcatttcatttcagtcGCTTGCTTACCGATCAAGCCACAATCACTAGATAAAACCCATGCTCCAAGCCGAGATGCTTTTATAGTGCCTAGATATGTCCTATTAGCAATCAAAGTGGTGCTTCTTGCTTTGATTTTTAAGGCCTACGAAAACAGGCCTTACATGCACCCGAACCTTGTCTTAGCTCTCTATTGCGTCCACACGTACCTTGAGTTGGAAGTCGTGCTGGCCATCTCCGCAATCCCTGCTCGAGCACTTCTAGGTTACGAGCTCGAGCCACAGTTCAACGAGCCATACCTGGCTACTTCCTTGCAGGACTTCTGGGGCCGACGGTGGAATCTTATGGTCACGAGCATTCTCCGCCCGACAGTATACCATCCCGTGCGGAGTCTTTTTGCACCTGTCACAGGTCACAAGTTGTCCTCACTACCCGCAACGATTGCGACATTCATCGTCTCAGGCCTAATGCATGAGCTGATCTATTACTACCTCGCCCGCGTTCATCCCACGTGGGAGGTGACATGGTTCTTCGTGCTCCACGGAGCTTGCGTGGCCGCTGAGATGGCTGCGAAGAGGGGCCTAGTCGGGAGGTGGCGGCTCCACCGGGCAGTTTCGGGGCCATTGACACTGGCATTCGTGGCGGTTACAGGTGTTTGGCTATTCTTTCCTCAGCTGACAAGGAACGGGGTCGATGACAAGGCCATTGGGGAATACTACGGGTTGGTAAGTTACGGGAAGGAAAGATTCAGCGATCTTACCAAATTGCTGAGATGGCTGCGAAGAGGGGCCTGGTTGGAAGGTGGCGGCTCCACCGGGCAGTTTCGGGGCCATTGA
- the LOC116190677 gene encoding V-type proton ATPase subunit e1-like, producing MGFLVTTLIFVVVGVVASLCARICCDVGPSTNLLRLTLIVTAISCCWMMWAIVYLAQMKPLIVPILSEGE from the exons ATGGGTTTCCTGGTGACCACCCTAATCTTCGTTGTGGTTGGTGTCGTTGCTTCTCTCTGTGCCAGAATCTGCTGCGACGTGGGACCCTCCACTAATTT GTTACGTCTCACATTGATTGTTACTGCCATATCATGTTGTTGGATGAT GTGGGCGATTGTATATCTTGCGCAGATGAAGCCACTCATTGTCCCAATCCTGAGCGAAGGGGAATGA